One window from the genome of Pogoniulus pusillus isolate bPogPus1 chromosome 7, bPogPus1.pri, whole genome shotgun sequence encodes:
- the MEP1A gene encoding meprin A subunit alpha isoform X1 gives MVGDQQTGQNLSIGEGCDYTAIVEHEILHALGFYHEQSRMDRDDYVTIWWDEIIAGREHNFVKYEDSFITDLNTPYDYESVMHYRPFSFNKNSSVPTITAKIPEFNDIIGQRLDFSAIDLERLNRMYNCTSTHTFLDQCSFELENICGMIQGTTDDLDWVHQSSATGQEDHTISGRCRDAGYFMYFSTSSGNADEAAVLESRILYPKRTEQCLQFFYKTTGSPSDKLIIWLKEDDGTGNVRKTRKIQTFQADNDHDWKIAHVTLKAQKKFRYLFQGLKGNPSSSSGGIALDDVTLTETPCPTAVWVIRNFSQILSDTSSGTIQSPRFYSPEGYGFGITLVPHASVSGYSRIAFHLCSGENDAVLEWPALNHQATLTVLDQDPDVLKRMSSRKSFTTSKDHVTSDNRTSMWEKPSVTGTFDASCNCYRSASLGWNNFISHSQLRRRNFLKNDDLIIFAEFHDLTYLNKTEVPVKAKQSVFMEGLVLERQKRAAQDIEPPQDQLPYLQDPCDPNPCQNDGVCVNVRGRASCRCPSGQAFFFTGDKCQSMQIHGSILGITVGGIAGTIVLTITLISMMSRR, from the exons ATGGTGGGGGACCAGCAGACTGGACAGAACCTCTCTATTGGGGAAGGATGTGACTACACAGCAATTGTGGAACATGAAATCCTGCATGCTTTAGGATTTTACCATGAGCAGTCAAGGATGGACCGGGATGACTACGTGACAATCTGGTGGGATGAAATTAttgcag GCAGAGAGCACAATTTTGTGAAGTATGAGGACAGCTTCATCACCGATCTGAACACCCCCTATGACTACGAATCGGTGATGCACTACCGACCGTTCTCATTCAACAAAAACTCAAGCGTCCCCACGATCACAGCGAAGATCCCCGAGTTCAATGACATAATTGGGCAGCGTCTAGACTTCAGTGCCATTGATCTGGAAAGGCTGAATCGCATGTACAACTGCA cttcaaCTCACACTTTTTTGGACCAGTGTTCTTTTGAGCTTGAAAATATCTGCGGCATGATTCAGGGCACCACTGATGACCTGGACTGGGTCCATCAGAGCAGcgccacagggcaggaggaccACACAATTTCTGGGCGCTGTAGAG atgcTGGCTATTTCATGTACTTCAGCACCAGCTCTGGCAatgcagatgaggcagcagttctAGAATCTCGAATCCTTTATCCAAAGAGAACTGAGCAGTGCCTCCAGTTCTTCTACAAAACCACAGGGAGCCCTTCTGACAAGCTGATCATATGGCTTAAAGAAGATGATGGCACTGGAAATGTTCGCAAGACCAGGAAAATTCAAACCTTTCAAG CTGATAACGACCATGACTGGAAAATTGCCCATGTAACCCTCAAAGCTCAGAAGAAGTTCCGTTACCTCTTCCAAGGACTAAAGGGCAACCCCAGCTCTTCATCTGGTGGGATTGCTCTTGATGATGTCACACTGACAGAAActccctgccccacagctgtgTGGGTCATTCGGAACTTCAGCCAAATTCTCAGTGACACATCAAGTGGTACTATTCAAAGCCCTCGCTTTTACAGCCCTGAGGGTTATGGCTTTGGCATAACTTTGGTGCCTCATGCCAGCGTGAGTGGCTACTCTCGCATCGCCTTTCACCTGTGCAGTGGAGAGAATGATGCTGTTCTGGAGTGGCCAGCTTTGAACCACCAAGCTACACTCACGGTGCTGGACCAGGACCCTGATGTCTTGAAAAGAATGTCCTCAAGGAAAAGCTTCACCACAAGTAAAGACCATGTTACTTCAG ATAACAGAACTTCAATGTGGGAGAAGCCATCAGTCACTGGAACATTTGATGCCTCGTGCAATTGCTACAGAAGTGCATCATTGGGCTGGAATAACTTCATATCCCACAGTCAGCTGAGACGGAGGAACTTCCTGAAGAATGATGATCTCATCATTTTTGCAGAATTTCATG ATCTGACTTACCTCAATAAAACTGAAGTGCCTGTTAAAGCTAAACAATCTGTGTTCATGGAAGGCCTTGTTCttgaaaggcagaagagagcagcccAGGATATAGAGCCTCCTCAAGACCAGCTGCCCTATCTGCAAGACCCATGTGACCCAAACCCATGCCAGAATGATGGAGTCTGTGTCAATGTGAGAGGGAGAGCAAGCTGCAG GTGCCCATCAGGACAAGCCTTCTTCTTTACAGGTGACAAGTGTCAGTCAATGCAGATCCATGGGAGCATCCTGGGAATCACAGTTGGTGGAATTGCTGGAACCATTGTCTTAACCATCACCCTCATTTCCATGATGTCCAGAAGATAA